The Ficedula albicollis isolate OC2 chromosome 5, FicAlb1.5, whole genome shotgun sequence genome includes the window GGcatggcctcaccagtgctgagtacagggagCCAAtcactgtcctggtcctgctggccacactattggtgatacaggccaggatgccactggccttgCATACCTGGACTCTGTCAGAGCCTGAAATAGGTCATGCCTCAAACACTGATACAAAGTTTTGCTGATTATAACAAAAACTGTATAAAGAAGCTACAACCAAAGAAGCCTCCCTAAAGATACCTGACTGGTACTTTGGACTGAAAGTCAAACTGCTAAAGATATCTGACTGGTACTTTGGACTGAAAGTCAAACTGCTGAGATTGGATAAAGGGAAAACCCATTCTTCAATTACCTGAAAAACACAagtaaacaacaaaaagaatgtGAGCCAAACGCAGCAGCCCTGCTAAGAATCATCTTTGGCTTGCTTTGAGGTGGAAGAGCCCACAGACCCATTTGCTGGGAGCAGGTTTGCACATATTTCCCCTCCATCTGAGGTGGGGGGAGGAAGTTTGGCTGTGTTGTAACctctgctcaggggctgtgaACCCACCTTCCTTTACACAAACAGGGAAGGCCACATCCATGGGACATTCACATGAGGGGCAGCTGAAGGGGTGCACTAATCCATCAAAGGCCCCCCACAATCATTCCTGAGGCCCTGCACCACAGGACTGCATGTGATGCAACACATGTGAAAGAGACAATGGCAAACTCCCTCCCCTCTTCAGGAGGTGCCTGGATTTTCCTGCCTGGAGAGAGCGTATATTGACCCATCAGATTCTGTGCTTTTTGGGGGGACCTTCACCACCAAGAAGAACAGCTGGAGAGGATCAACAGAGCATTGCTGGATACTTTCCTTATTCTGTCCCTGTTACTCTCTTTCTGTCCCCCACAcctattttctatttctttctctctctctctctcactctctcaATATTTACTATCAAATAAAACCTATGCTATTGTAACTGGCATAATGTCTCATTTGCACCTTAATTTGGGCAGGGGCATTTCTAAGAACCTTAGTAATCGGATCCTGACAGACACACGCACTGAatcatgtccagctgctgtccaccagcacctccaggtccttttctgctgggcatcTTTCCAgccctccttcctgcagcactgcatgggATGGTTGTGACATAAGGGTGGGACATTCACTTTTTTGAAGCTCATGCAATTGGCCTTGGCCCGTGACCCAGCCTgtgcagatccctctgcagagccttgttgccctccagcagatcaacattCCCACCCAACTTGTCTGCAAGTGAGTGAGGGTGTGCTTGATCTCCTTGTCCAGACTGATAAAGACAATAAACAGGGCCAGGCCAGATATTGAGCTCTGGGGATCACCACTGGTGAGCGGCCACCAGCTGGATGTAACTCCAGTCACCACCAGtctctgggcccagccatccAGCTGGTTTTCCTTCCACTGAACAGTGCATTCATCTGAGCCACAAGCAGCCAGTTTTCCCAGAagaatgctgtgggaaaccATGTCAAACATTTTACTGAAGTTCAGGTGGAgaacatccacagcttttcaCTCATCCACCTAGCAGGTCACCTCAACATAGGAAGAGATCAGCTTGATCTCTTGTCCTTGCCTGTCCCCTCTGAAGAGTTTATAGCCATCCATTGCAGCATCTCAGTTGTGTGACTTGTCCCACCACATCTCTGTGATGGCAACTATGTCATAGTTTTCTTGCTCTGACATATGTTTTGGCTCCTCCTGTCTGTAGCCCATGCTACATGCATTGGTGTCGATGCTCTTCAGCTGGGCTACTGACTCCTCCACTTTTCTGGGCATAGGAACCGTAATTCCTATGCCCTAATTCTCAGGTGCTTCTGTGGTTTCTAATGCAGCGATAACCCTTGGATCTTTGCAGTCACGTGGATCTCCATCCCCCACCTCCACTGAGCTGGCAGACCAAAGGACCTTGCTAGCACATCATCAGATCCAGTCAACACTCCTAGGGGAGGGTAATACTCACAGTCCAGGAAGCACCACTTGGGTGACAGCTTCTGGAATGACAGTGTCTTCGGCTTGGCTCCATCTCCCTCCTGCATAATAGAGGAGAGGATAAAGATGGAGCTTATGGCCTCTGCATTTCACTTCAGAGCATTGCTCCTGCTTTTGGAGGTCCCTGCAGACAGAGAGGACCACAGGCACTTGGATGAAATTGaacacaggcacagcacacTGCAACAGGGAGCACCATGGGACAGACCGGAGCTGACTGTAGAGCAGTGTCACAAGATGAGCCCATGAGACTGGCACAGTGGACATGACAGATGGGCTCAGAGGACAGAGAGAGGCCATACACACCTGAAAGAGCAGGCGCTCTAAAgcagagggctctgcagggaaatCCTGCAGAAAGGCAAGGTGTCCTGTTACAGCCTGTGTCTGGGCAACCCCCCAGTCCCTCTCTCATCCCATTGGAGTTGCTCAATGTGCTGCCATATCTGGCTTTACACTGTCTGGCCAAGGTAACCGGTCCTTGCCTGGCTTTAAGGCCAGAGCACAGTGCTTCCCCAAGGAGTGAGAAGAGGCAAACCATGAGGTGACTGAGGAACAACAGCCACACTGCACAGTTTGAAAGGTGCAGGAGATTGCAGGGGCATCGGTGTACctcacagacacagcaggaaaGCATTACCCTGTGAACCTAAGAGTTGCTAGCCGTGTGCCTCCCTGTGTGTCCTCACCAGTGCATGGGCACAAAGTGGGCAGGGGACAAACATACAGAGCAGGCGCAGCAAGAGGCAGATGCCAGTATGCCAGCCCAGGCAAGCAGTTTTGCAACTCAACTCTATGCATACACTGAATGGGATTTCCATAGGCACAACAGCCAGCTAACAGAAGACTAAGAATGGTCCCCTCAATCTTCTGTGCAACAATCCGATTGAGCAGTGCAGCACCAGAAGCCACACTGTGGGCTTAGAAGGCATTGTTCATCAAGAGCAAGAGTTACACAGTCTGTGTACAGGTCACACACACGTGCTAGTAGTACATTGGCAAGAACACGAAAATTAGTGCTTGCAAATGAGAAGAGTAGGAGGGGTCATTGgcaagaacacaaaaaatagTGCTTGCAAATGAGAAGAGTAGGAGGGGTTAAAAACCTAATCCAGGCACCtggagagggcagagctgtgacaggaaACACAGAGCCTGTGGAGGGTTTAAGGGTTATAGGCCCCCACAGGATGCATGCTGGCTTTTTGTACTACCCTACATTTTTTCAGGGTCTCTAGGCGTACTGGCTTTTTATACTACCCTACATTTTTTCAGGGTCTCTAGGCTTATAAACCTAATCCAGGCACCtggagagggcagagctgtgacaggaaACACAGAGCCTGTGGAGGGTTTAAGGGTTATAGGCCCCCACAGGATGCATGCTGGCTTTTTGTACTACCCTACATTTTTTCAGGGTCTCTAGGCTTGGAGAGCAGTCAGAAGAGCAATGCTGAAAAAGAAGCTGCCagacagcagggagcagcaaggcATCCAGCTTGGGACCCTGCCTCCACCACATGGTGAAGGCAAACCGTGATCTCTTAGTGTGACCCAAAGCAAGAGCGTGTGTGGTGGTGTGTGCAGGTCAAGGCGGCTTAGAAATCCTTTCCCTGAGTCCCTTCGTCCTCAGTATTCAGCCATGACCACTTTTCACACAGAGACtcacctcctgcagcttctcaaTCTGGGTCCGGCACAACTCCAGGTCACTGTCTCCTGGAACCACGATGATCCccagtggcacagctgcaggacagggcaCAGGCGCAACTCAGGGAGCAGCCCATGCCTCATTCCCACTACCTCCCACAGTTTAGCTACAGGCTTTGCCAGACTTGGGAACTGCAGTTCCCACCCTCTGGTCACTCAGCTGGTCACTCACAGGCTTCCTTGAGCTTTTCCTTGTCATAGTTCAGTGCCTCATAGTCACGCATGCTGATTCGGCTCACCCGGATCCGCAGCCGCTCAGGcactggctgctggctgtgtgcagggggcaaggaaaaaggaaggtATCAGAAAGTGACAGACTGCTTTCTCCTTATTCCCCTCCCCCTCCAAACAGGCAAGAGCACAGTATTGTACAGACTAAGGTGGGGAGCTCGgcaccagcagcttccccagcaTCAGAGTCCGGCCTTATTTCTGTGACCTGATCCCTTCCCAGGCCCTCTCCAAGAAAGGACTGAAATGCCTCTGCCAGTCATGGATCAGCcccatccctttccctcccaACCAGCCTTCCTTGGAGACGTAGTGGCAGATCTATCTGAGGAACCTACTCATTGAGCAGAGGCATGGAGTTGCGCCGCTTGGTCTTCTGCACCATGTTGGCTTGGTTGCGCAGAGAGATGTGGATGCAGGAAGGTGCCAGCTTGCAGGGCTCTCCATCCACCTGCATGGGGATGGCCTTGGACGTGGTGAGAACCACCTGCCGACACTGACAGAGCCGCTCCCCATGGCCACCGACCTGCAAGGCAGCCTGTGAAGGAGTCCAGAGTGAGAGCAGAACATGAACTGAGACGTGGATGAGGGGAATATCCATTGTCAGCTGGATGTTACAAGTGAATCAAGTTCAGAGTCCAGAGTGAGAGCAGAACATGGACTGAGACGTGGATGAGGGGAATACCCACTGTCAGCTGGATGTTACAAGTGAATCAAGTTCTGAGGGTGTCAGGTTTGATTTCAGTGAGAAGAGACTCCTGAGGGTCTCAGGTTTGATTTCAGTGAGAAGAGACTCACAGAGACCAGGGCATGACAGCACCTCACCTAAACCTTAGAGAGCAGGCACTCTCACATAGGCCAGCATCACAACTCCTTCAGAGAGCATCTGTGGGCTGGCTGACACCTGGTCAACGGGACCATTCACTCCTCCAGTTGCTACCTACAACTGGCAACAGCACTGACTCACCAGTGATGTCATGGTGAAGCCGATAACTTCAATGCAGCCGTCATCATGGCGCTGGGGCTCAAAGTCATGGTGCTCCCCAGGGTTGCCCCAAGGCATGGTACCTGCACAGTACCTGTGAAAGGACAGGAAGAAATGTCTGGACTggcaccccaaacccaggcAAAGATCTACAACACAGGCGCGAAAAGCTCAGCATATGAAGACAGGTACTGGGGGTGCTCACCTTGGGATGTTAAGGAAGACCAGGCACTGGGGCTTCAGGTCCTGAATCTTGGAGGTCAGGTCTGTCCCATCACACTAGAAACAACATAGGGGTGTTCAGCCTGCTGTAAGGAGGAGCCTGGTCCATCATACCCACTTAGGGAGAAATGGCTTCCCTCCTCCCTAAAGTGAGTGTTGTCCAAGTCAGGGGGAGCTGATTCTCCCAGAAACATATCTGCTCCTCAATCCTCACATAGTGTGCCAAGGGACATTCCTCATGCCTCCACAGCCCACCCTCTCCCTGGACCAGAGCACCCCAGCATACTCACAACCAGCCTGACATGCTTTGCCAAGTCTTTGGAGCTCCCCGTGAGGAAGTCAGAGAAGGCCGTCTGCCAAGGTAAAAGACAGAGTTAGTGCCCAGGTGTTCACCAGAATAGGCAGGAAGCCTGCCACTGACCTGCCACAGACCTCAGCTGCTGAAACCTGCAAACCCCCTTTTCATCCACCAGCAGAAGTGCTCTTCTCCTCCAAAACAACCTGATCCATTCCTCTTGCTATTTTGCCTACCAAGAACCTTGGGGCACCTTCAGTAACATGCTCTAGTATTCCCTTGCCAGCCCAGTCCTGACTTTGGGGAAGAGCTGGCAAGATGAGTTTCCTCCAGTGAGACTCAAGTCACAAGAGACAAATTCAGTCTCAAGCTGTAATGGAGTGTCAAAAACAGAGTTGAAGCAACCCCATCTAGAGATTCCAGGAGGGACAGCATGGGTCCCCTTTGGGTTTAAATGTGCAGACAGGAAAAGAGACACAAACAGGACAGATGTGAGATGGCACAGAGCAGTACTCGGCATTTAGTACTGCTTCAATACCAGTCACCAGACAGACAGCTAGAAAGGATATTGaggatggggacacagaggaACAAAGATAATGCTGAGATGCAAAGCTGTAAAGGTGAGACAGAAGAGGATGGTGTAATTAGCCAGGAAGCTGGTCCTAAAGCTCTAAAGGTGAGACAGAGGAGGATGGTGTAATTAGCCAGGAAGCTGGTCCAAGGTATATAAAAAACAGACCGAAGTACTGTGTAGACTATGGAAAggcttccttttcctctgcagggGGGACAGCCTgccttcccacagctccagggaggtCCTGCCTGGGTGACCACCCGTGAGCTTGAGATCAAGAACAATAGTGGCAGGAGATCAATACAGCAACTGTACTCCAGGCCACGGAGCAAGCTGTactgccagcagcacttgcAGCCAAAGGGGAGCTGTGATTCCCAGTGTGCAGCATTCCTCCAGCAACCCTCTAGCTTTGGGCTGGGGGGATTAGCTTGGGTGCATGTGAAGGTCCATGTAACTGAAATGAGTGAGTTTAGGGTGCAGACAGGAGGCAGGTCCATGCCTGTGCTGCAGTTGACATTAAGGCTGCTATGATGGGAGGCTCAGATATCCCACACACACTCACCCCAGCATAGAACATTTTATTCCGAAACCGGCTGTTGAACTTCTCTGGGTTGGCCTctagggaaaggagaaaaaagtccAGGTCACTGGCCTAcacatggaaatatttcacttgCCAGTTCTCCTCTGACACAGCTCTCCAGTCAGCCTCAGCCAGGGGTCTGGCCCCAGCTTCATTCTTGTGCAGGCACCCCTCTTCCCCCTCTGCAGCTTGGACTTGCTCCTCATGTTTcacctccagctctgtccctgaaGCAATTGTCTCGTTTATTTTCCGAGGaacccacaaacaaaaacaggCCCACTCCACAGACCCCGACCAAGTCCTGCCACTGCCCTGTACCTCGGGATTCGTGGAACTCCAGCGTCACCCGTGCATCAAAGCCAAGGCTGAAGTAGTTATTAAAGACATCCAAAGGCAGCTGAAATAGCAAGAAGGAATAAGAATGAGGCTGCCAGCATGTGCCCATGGCAAAGACGAGGTCAGGTTACAGCGGAGCCACTACAGTGCTCATGAGGCTGAGGGACCCTGCTTGCCTTTTCCCTAGGAAAATACAGAGGTCACCAGCCTGAGATGATGGTCCTGGCTCCTAGGGGTAAGGGAAATGGTCCACCGGGACACACTGCTCTCTGAGGTTTCTGCAATCACTATGTTTCTGTTAAAGAAAACAGTCTCACAGAAGACTGGGCTTATACTTGTTGCAAGTTGTGGTTAAAAATCTTTGGTAGGCATTTAATTATGAACTCTACATACATTCTTGCCATGAGTGCTGTGGCTCAGAGCCATGAACAGAATGGTGGAATTGGAGGAGCGAAAGAGAAACACCAATGCAGCCCCAGGTGGTGGGACTGCCTGAGCCAGTTAAAAATCTTTGGTAGGCATTTAATGATGAACTCTACATACACTCTTGCCATGAGTGCTGTGGCTCAGAGCCATGAACAGAATGGTGGAATTGGAGGAGCGAAAGAGAAACACCAATGCAGCCCCAGGTGGTGGGACTGCCTGAGCCAGTAGGAGAAGAGAGAATGCAGACCCCTAGCATAGGGAACAGCCATGGAGAGGAGGTGTCCCACCttgtcagcagcagcctcaTCCTTTTCCTCAGGGTTTGTGTCAGGGTTTGGCTCCACACGGAGGTTCCACCGATCAAGCTGCACTATGTTCCCATCTTCTACATGGGAAAGGATCTTGGACACAGGCTCATCTGTGTAGCCCTGGTGAAGAGAAGGACTTGATGAGTCTTGTGCCTGCCTCCCACAGAGGCAGAAGTTTGGCAAGGCATCCCAGAGTAAGTGATGTAAACTCACCTTTCCCTCTGGACCTGCAATGGTTTTAATGTAACGATATTGGCATTGCTTTGGAGAGTGATTAACATAGTTACAAGAGTTGACAACAAAAGATGTAGAAGAGATTAACTCTACGAGAATCCACAACAAAGTGGGActtgaaatttaaaacaatacaTCTTCCTTCTAAAAATCTTCCAGAGTGTGAAAAAGCAATTGCTTTGGTATAATCTAATGCAGAACCATTCAAATGTCAGAAGAACGGCAACAACCAAATTGTTGGTCGGTATCAACAGGAAGTTGAAACACCAGCCCAAGCAAATCTCCAACCATGCGTTTGAAACAAGAATTGAAgcactcagccctgctcagtCAGCAGTGGGTTCTTGTGCCCATCACTTACCCCACCCCAGTTCAGCGTTCTGGCCAAGtcattccctgtccccaaagGTAGGATGGCGACAGGAGGAGGTGGGTTGATGCGTAACTGGTCCAGAATGGAGAGTATCCAGCCCACCTGCTCAAGCAAGAGAGCGCAAAGAAACCATTGGTTATCTCAGGGAccagcaggcaggcagaggagacTCAGAGCACTAGCAGCGGCAGAGGGGTAGAGATGGGGCTCTCCTTAGCCACAACTGAGGCTATTCACAATCTTTAATGCTCTAatcaggtgctgcaggagataACAGTAACCCCAGTGAGGACACTGACCCTCAAAAGGGCTACAAATCCAGATGTGTTACAGACTACTCCCTGGAACAGTGCTATGCTACCAAGGACGCAGTGTGCACAGTTTGCCCTGCTCTGGATTACAAGGAAGGCTGCTGTCCTCACTGGAAAGGCCTGGGCAAAGGGGCACCAtgggatggaggggctggagacTCACCGTGCCGTCTCCCCCGCATGCCAGGATTCGGAGGTTGTGGACTTTGCGGTAGagctccagcctgcagggaacagagagtttgaggaggggagggagaggtaCTGTAGGTGTtacacagcagctgcctctcaGAGCCATTGGCATTCACAAAGCCACATACATGTCTCCCTCCATGAGTTGGGGGAAGAGCTCTCAAGAGGAATCGTGGGACACAGATGGGGGAGAGAAAGATGCTGCCCCCATTACTACTCACGCCTCCTTGGGTCCACCCTGGCTGAGGTCAAAAACTTGCCGTGGGTTGAGATACCACATGAAGGATTGGATAATCTTGGCTCCCTATGAGGAGAAGAAAGACTTTAGGTAATATTGAGTTCCCAGTGGACAGCAGAAGGAGGCACCTGGTCCTGCCTGGGGACAAGCTAAGACAACACCATTCTGCAGAGGGCAGGCATaccctggctgagctgggcagcaaACTAGCATTGTGGGGTCTTGTGCAGATGACATCACCAAAACAATGATGAGAGCTCATGACTCAAATGGCAATGCCCTCACAGCGATGTTTTCTTAGACATACCAGACGAGGCCATACCTGATTCCCACCGCTCTTGGGGTTCACAAACACCAGCAAGGGCTTCATGAGAGGAGCTGGCATGGGCTTGATGACAAAGGGTTTCCAcctcccttcctgcaggagaTATCATAGATCCTTCAACAAAGCTGGGGAAATGCAaactgccagctccagctgagctctAACATCATGCAGATcagaagcaggaggaagaaaaatcctaGCAGCCCCATAAACCTTGTATCTGGGATATACCCTGCCAGCAGGCACCCTCCCTCCAGCTCAACCTCCTTAACCTCAGACCCAGAAAAGCCCACTTTTATTCCCTTGCTCCTCACTGTTCAGTCCCACTGTCCTTCCAAGACAAGATCATTCCCAGTCCCCTCATACCTTACCTCGGCCCCCTTTTTGCTGGATTTCCGCTTGAATGATgtcctcttcttcttcttactAGATTTCAGAGGATTctagagagaaaataaacaaacacaaaaactcTGTGAGGAGCCACTGGGCAAGTGGGAGCTGTGAAGGAGCCCCAAGAGCTGAAGTGACTTACCTGGGGTCGCCGGACTCGCAGAATCCAGGTGGGAGGAACGACAACAGCAGCGTGAGCCCCCAGTGAGCAGGGC containing:
- the DGKZ gene encoding diacylglycerol kinase zeta isoform X3 codes for the protein MAEGPRSWRDFSPARSDGEVARGATASLRGAADTESTGRAQRLGLRSVDPAWEEMRGAVAVAEVEEQFLHLAIRKQVSYRKAIAKSSLQHMVAQPNPALAMRSDSERQIRSTVDWSEAAVYGEHIWFETNVSGDFCYVGEQNCMAKLLQKPLSRRKCAACKIVVHTPCIEQLEKINFRCKPSFRESGSRNIREPIVVRHHWVHRRRQEGKCRQCGKGFQQKFAFHSKEIVAISCSWCKQAYHSKVSCFMLQHIEEPCSLGAHAAVVVPPTWILRVRRPQNPLKSSKKKKRTSFKRKSSKKGAEEGRWKPFVIKPMPAPLMKPLLVFVNPKSGGNQGAKIIQSFMWYLNPRQVFDLSQGGPKEALELYRKVHNLRILACGGDGTVGWILSILDQLRINPPPPVAILPLGTGNDLARTLNWGGGYTDEPVSKILSHVEDGNIVQLDRWNLRVEPNPDTNPEEKDEAAADKLPLDVFNNYFSLGFDARVTLEFHESREANPEKFNSRFRNKMFYAGTAFSDFLTGSSKDLAKHVRLVCDGTDLTSKIQDLKPQCLVFLNIPRYCAGTMPWGNPGEHHDFEPQRHDDGCIEVIGFTMTSLAALQVGGHGERLCQCRQVVLTTSKAIPMQVDGEPCKLAPSCIHISLRNQANMVQKTKRRNSMPLLNDQQPVPERLRIRVSRISMRDYEALNYDKEKLKEASVPLGIIVVPGDSDLELCRTQIEKLQEEGDGAKPKTLSFQKLSPKWCFLDSTTADRFYRIDRAQEHLNYVTEISQDELYVLDPELVVTQTVSTSPAMPDLVDSSATPPGHHFAFPSSSSSPPSSPAPSAEPEHCLTHKDDLLIEAAKSGNFSKFQELHRAGRDLMVRDSSGQTVLHHAVKSGSKDIVKYIIENAPSEILDATEEEKETPQSTVLRKPMTPT
- the DGKZ gene encoding diacylglycerol kinase zeta isoform X1, which produces MAEGPRSWRDFSPARSDGEVARGATASLRGAADTESTGRAQRLGLRSVDPAWEEMRGAVAVAEVEEQFLHLAIRKQVSYRKAIAKSSLQHMVAQPNPALAMRSDSERQIRSTVDWSEAAVYGEHIWFETNVSGDFCYVGEQNCMAKLLQKPLSRRKCAACKIVVHTPCIEQLEKINFRCKPSFRESGSRNIREPIVVRHHWVHRRRQEGKCRQCGKGFQQKFAFHSKEIVAISCSWCKQAYHSKVSCFMLQHIEEPCSLGAHAAVVVPPTWILRVRRPQNPLKSSKKKKRTSFKRKSSKKGAEEGRWKPFVIKPMPAPLMKPLLVFVNPKSGGNQGAKIIQSFMWYLNPRQVFDLSQGGPKEALELYRKVHNLRILACGGDGTVGWILSILDQLRINPPPPVAILPLGTGNDLARTLNWGGGYTDEPVSKILSHVEDGNIVQLDRWNLRVEPNPDTNPEEKDEAAADKLPLDVFNNYFSLGFDARVTLEFHESREANPEKFNSRFRNKMFYAGTAFSDFLTGSSKDLAKHVRLVCDGTDLTSKIQDLKPQCLVFLNIPRYCAGTMPWGNPGEHHDFEPQRHDDGCIEVIGFTMTSLAALQVGGHGERLCQCRQVVLTTSKAIPMQVDGEPCKLAPSCIHISLRNQANMVQKTKRRNSMPLLNDQQPVPERLRIRVSRISMRDYEALNYDKEKLKEASVPLGIIVVPGDSDLELCRTQIEKLQEEGDGAKPKTLSFQKLSPKWCFLDSTTADRFYRIDRAQEHLNYVTEISQDELYVLDPELVVTQTVSTSPAMPDLVDSSATPPGHHFAFPSSSSSPPSSPAPSAEPEHCLTHKDDLLIEAAKSGNFSKFQELHRAGRDLMVRDSSGQTVLHHAVKSGSKDIVKYIIENAPSEILDATEEENGETSLHQAAALRQRTICHYIVEAGASLMKTDLQGDTPKHRAEKANDPDLAAYLENRQHYQMIQREDQETAV
- the DGKZ gene encoding diacylglycerol kinase zeta isoform X2, yielding MLRQMWRHRSWDVPQSPPGDGDIRKAIAKSSLQHMVAQPNPALAMRSDSERQIRSTVDWSEAAVYGEHIWFETNVSGDFCYVGEQNCMAKLLQKPLSRRKCAACKIVVHTPCIEQLEKINFRCKPSFRESGSRNIREPIVVRHHWVHRRRQEGKCRQCGKGFQQKFAFHSKEIVAISCSWCKQAYHSKVSCFMLQHIEEPCSLGAHAAVVVPPTWILRVRRPQNPLKSSKKKKRTSFKRKSSKKGAEEGRWKPFVIKPMPAPLMKPLLVFVNPKSGGNQGAKIIQSFMWYLNPRQVFDLSQGGPKEALELYRKVHNLRILACGGDGTVGWILSILDQLRINPPPPVAILPLGTGNDLARTLNWGGGYTDEPVSKILSHVEDGNIVQLDRWNLRVEPNPDTNPEEKDEAAADKLPLDVFNNYFSLGFDARVTLEFHESREANPEKFNSRFRNKMFYAGTAFSDFLTGSSKDLAKHVRLVCDGTDLTSKIQDLKPQCLVFLNIPRYCAGTMPWGNPGEHHDFEPQRHDDGCIEVIGFTMTSLAALQVGGHGERLCQCRQVVLTTSKAIPMQVDGEPCKLAPSCIHISLRNQANMVQKTKRRNSMPLLNDQQPVPERLRIRVSRISMRDYEALNYDKEKLKEASVPLGIIVVPGDSDLELCRTQIEKLQEEGDGAKPKTLSFQKLSPKWCFLDSTTADRFYRIDRAQEHLNYVTEISQDELYVLDPELVVTQTVSTSPAMPDLVDSSATPPGHHFAFPSSSSSPPSSPAPSAEPEHCLTHKDDLLIEAAKSGNFSKFQELHRAGRDLMVRDSSGQTVLHHAVKSGSKDIVKYIIENAPSEILDATEEENGETSLHQAAALRQRTICHYIVEAGASLMKTDLQGDTPKHRAEKANDPDLAAYLENRQHYQMIQREDQETAV